A genomic window from Arvicola amphibius chromosome 5, mArvAmp1.2, whole genome shotgun sequence includes:
- the LOC119815717 gene encoding 60S ribosomal protein L36a-like: MVNIPKTRRTFCKKCGKHQPHKVTQYKKGKDSLYAQGKRRYDRKQSGYGGQTKPIFRKKVKTTKKIVLRLECVEPNCRSKRMLAIKRCKHFELGGDKKRKGQVIQF; this comes from the coding sequence ATGGTGAACATTCCTAAGACCCGCCGGACATTCTGTAAGAAATGTGGCAAGCACCAACCCCACAAAGTGACCCAGTACAAGAAGGGCAAAGATTCTTTGTATGCCCAGGGAAAGCGGCGTTATGACAGGAAACAGAGTGGCTATGGTGGGCAGACTAAGCCTATTTTCCGCAAAAAGGTGAAAACTACAAAGAAGATTGTGCTGAGACTGGAATGTGTGGAGCCCAACTGCAGATCGAAGAGGATGCTGGCTATTAAGAGATGCAAGCattttgaactgggaggtgataagaagagaaagggccaAGTGATCCAGTTCTAA